From the genome of Rosettibacter firmus, one region includes:
- a CDS encoding SpoIID/LytB domain-containing protein: protein MNNPDIRIGILSNNEIQFDLYGIFYENTTNKKFSGRLTAVLKDNEISLIQNSQVIFSAEEITLYPNDIDTESFVLHNVTIGKEFHWEKKERQRFRGTLKFIIENNFITAINILPLEDYLVSVISSEMSANCSLELLKAHSIISRSWVLAQLEKSKNYSQSINEIITETEIIRWYQKNDHINYDFCADDHCQRYQGISRIINDKVYEAVELTRGLVLMYDNKICDTRFSKCCGGITESYENVWEPERYHYLVPVYDYKFEKEGVAYDLTSEENAESWLKTSPHAFCNTTNEKILSQVLNQYDQLNSISIENNYFRWKVEYSQEELSDIIKSKTGFDFGYIKNLMPIERGYSGRIIRLKIEGTKKSLIIGKELEIRRVLSRTHLYSSAFFVIKENIVDDIPQKFILKGGGWGHGVGLCQIGAAVMSEMGYQFDEILSHYYKGAKIKKIY, encoded by the coding sequence ATGAATAATCCCGATATAAGAATTGGTATACTCAGTAATAATGAAATTCAATTTGATTTATATGGTATATTCTATGAAAATACGACTAATAAAAAATTCAGTGGTAGATTAACTGCTGTACTAAAAGACAATGAAATTAGTTTAATACAAAATTCACAAGTAATCTTTTCTGCAGAAGAAATTACACTTTATCCAAACGATATCGACACAGAATCATTTGTTCTCCACAATGTTACAATCGGGAAAGAATTCCACTGGGAAAAAAAAGAAAGACAAAGATTCAGAGGCACATTAAAATTCATAATCGAAAACAATTTTATAACTGCCATAAATATTTTACCACTTGAAGATTATCTTGTAAGTGTTATCTCTTCTGAAATGAGTGCTAACTGTTCTTTAGAATTATTAAAAGCACATTCAATAATTTCACGCAGCTGGGTTTTAGCACAATTAGAAAAATCAAAAAACTATTCTCAATCAATAAATGAAATAATAACAGAAACAGAAATAATAAGATGGTATCAAAAGAATGATCATATAAATTATGACTTTTGTGCAGATGATCATTGTCAACGTTATCAAGGTATTTCGAGAATTATTAATGATAAAGTATATGAAGCTGTTGAACTTACACGAGGTTTAGTTTTAATGTATGACAATAAAATTTGTGATACAAGATTTTCAAAATGTTGCGGTGGAATTACTGAATCATATGAAAATGTATGGGAACCAGAAAGATATCATTATCTTGTACCTGTTTATGATTACAAATTTGAAAAAGAAGGTGTTGCTTACGATCTAACCAGTGAAGAAAATGCAGAGTCCTGGTTAAAAACTTCTCCACATGCTTTTTGTAACACAACAAATGAAAAAATATTGTCGCAAGTACTTAATCAATATGATCAGCTTAATAGTATCTCAATTGAGAATAATTATTTTAGATGGAAAGTTGAATATTCACAAGAAGAATTATCTGATATTATTAAATCTAAAACTGGATTCGACTTTGGATATATAAAAAATCTTATGCCTATCGAACGAGGATATTCAGGAAGAATTATTCGACTAAAAATTGAGGGAACAAAAAAATCATTAATAATTGGAAAAGAACTTGAGATAAGAAGAGTCTTATCCAGAACACATCTTTATAGTTCTGCATTTTTTGTAATAAAAGAAAATATTGTAGATGATATACCACAAAAATTTATACTAAAAGGAGGCGGATGGGGTCACGGTGTTGGTTTATGCCAGATTGGTGCTGCTGTTATGAGCGAAATGGGTTATCAGTTTGATGAAATTTTATCTCATTATTATAAAGGAGCAAAAATAAAAAAGATTTATTGA
- a CDS encoding glycosyltransferase family 4 protein yields MKILKTCLSKSWGGLEMYALQTVKQLIKHGVNAELLCYPDSRIYSEAISEGITTHTSKFNGYFHPFEIIKTSSLLKNNYDIIHCGASKDLWLIVPSLQLANMNTPLILSKQMGSYIIKKDFLHKWIYKRLDYALAISSVIAKNLEETTPLTKNKILLLHNAIDTEKFNPELINSTLVRKEFSIYDDEILIGMMARFSPGKGHEEFLYAANDLIKKYDKIKFMIVGEASKGEEEYEKEIKILAKRLGLNNKLIFTGFRKDTPEVLAAMDIFVFPSHAEAFGIALAEALSMGKPSVCSNSDGVLDIAVDGETSLLFEKQNWKDLSNKIEKLILNPDLRIKFGKAARNRAIKLFDLEVFTKKLIDIYKRTIEERSNRK; encoded by the coding sequence ATGAAAATTCTCAAAACATGCTTATCAAAAAGCTGGGGCGGTCTGGAAATGTATGCACTCCAGACAGTCAAACAATTAATCAAACATGGTGTTAATGCTGAATTATTATGTTATCCTGATTCCAGAATTTATAGTGAAGCAATTTCTGAAGGAATTACAACGCATACATCAAAGTTCAATGGTTACTTTCATCCATTTGAAATAATAAAAACAAGTTCGCTTTTGAAAAATAACTACGACATCATACACTGCGGTGCTTCTAAAGATTTATGGTTAATAGTTCCTTCTTTGCAATTAGCTAATATGAATACACCTTTAATTCTTTCAAAACAAATGGGTTCATACATAATTAAAAAAGATTTTCTTCATAAATGGATTTATAAAAGACTTGATTATGCACTTGCAATAAGCAGTGTGATTGCAAAAAATTTAGAAGAAACTACTCCATTAACAAAGAATAAAATTTTACTTTTGCACAATGCAATAGATACAGAAAAATTTAATCCTGAGTTAATAAATTCTACACTGGTAAGAAAAGAATTTAGTATTTATGATGATGAAATATTAATCGGTATGATGGCAAGGTTCAGTCCAGGAAAAGGTCACGAAGAATTTTTATATGCAGCAAATGATTTAATAAAGAAGTATGATAAAATAAAATTTATGATAGTTGGCGAAGCAAGTAAAGGTGAAGAAGAATACGAAAAAGAAATTAAAATACTTGCAAAAAGACTTGGCTTGAATAACAAACTAATTTTTACAGGTTTTCGAAAAGATACACCAGAAGTACTTGCTGCAATGGATATTTTTGTTTTTCCATCACATGCAGAAGCTTTTGGCATTGCATTAGCCGAAGCATTAAGCATGGGAAAACCTTCTGTCTGCTCTAACTCCGATGGTGTTCTGGATATTGCTGTTGATGGAGAAACTTCTTTACTTTTTGAAAAACAAAACTGGAAAGATTTATCTAATAAAATCGAAAAATTAATTCTTAATCCAGATTTAAGAATAAAATTTGGTAAGGCTGCAAGAAATCGTGCTATAAAATTATTTGATCTCGAAGTGTTTACAAAAAAATTAATCGATATTTATAAAAGGACTATAGAAGAAAGGAGTAATCGAAAATAG
- a CDS encoding BatA domain-containing protein gives MTFLNPAILFGLIATSIPIILHFINLRKLKKVEFSTLLFLKQLQKSRIRKIKIKQWLLLLLRILIIVFLVFAFARPTLKNASFSKGAAKTTAVFLIDNTFSMSVVTNSGSYFNISKQIAKNLLNNFNAKDEIIILPFVNNTGIEIKPSSNFDIVRKTIDELQLSYQTNTLNNVLTRASQILYESKNLNKEIYILTDLQKDRIYNSPAEIMNLSHLLKNVNIYLIDVHEKEIKNLGIEDFKVNNQIYEKNKNISFSSVIKNYSNTKATNVVVSLFMNGKRSAQQSINLNPYESQIVNFETTLIDTGLVTATVELEDDDIVYDNKCYTALYVPSNIKILILTDYNDDAKFIKLALLNQNGNLFQITEKDLSTISSTKLEDFDAVFIIGSNKISDKEKLKKYIENGGAVTIMPGSNSSLESLKSLYKYLNLSEPINFSGNLNSFDSFTLFNKVELEHPLFENLFEDKSKVKVESPEIYYYLKTQTGSTGRIIISLIDNSPFLSEYKIGNGRVLNFNISPTLSWSNFPLKSLFAPLINKIVFYMSSKIKYEQNHHAGDELVVNIQSRESNLIKVINPKNIEEFINTDSLINKNYLSYNKTDLAGVYKFYSNQKLIDYFSVNHDAKESVAEYEPANKFKEYLERIGFKGNFANVTPDKDYTRIINQTRYGVELWKYFLIFAFIITILEMFISKNSKKDMIEN, from the coding sequence ATGACATTTCTTAACCCTGCTATATTATTTGGTTTAATCGCAACTTCAATTCCTATTATTCTTCATTTTATAAATCTACGTAAATTAAAAAAAGTAGAATTTAGTACATTATTGTTTTTAAAACAATTACAAAAATCAAGAATAAGAAAAATAAAAATTAAGCAATGGTTACTTCTTCTATTAAGAATATTAATAATTGTATTTTTAGTTTTTGCTTTTGCAAGACCAACACTTAAAAATGCTTCTTTCTCCAAAGGTGCTGCCAAAACAACAGCTGTATTTCTAATTGATAACACATTCAGTATGTCTGTAGTTACAAATTCTGGTTCATATTTTAATATCTCAAAACAGATAGCAAAAAACTTATTAAATAATTTTAATGCAAAAGACGAAATAATTATTCTACCCTTTGTTAACAATACAGGTATAGAAATAAAACCCAGCTCAAATTTTGACATTGTAAGAAAAACAATCGACGAACTTCAATTATCATATCAAACAAACACTTTAAATAATGTATTAACCAGAGCATCACAAATTCTATACGAATCAAAAAATTTAAATAAAGAAATTTACATACTTACCGATTTACAAAAAGATAGAATTTATAATTCTCCAGCTGAAATAATGAATCTTTCCCATCTTCTTAAGAATGTCAATATTTATTTAATTGATGTACACGAAAAAGAAATTAAAAATCTTGGGATAGAAGACTTTAAAGTAAATAACCAGATTTATGAAAAAAATAAAAACATCAGTTTTTCTTCTGTTATAAAAAATTATTCTAACACTAAAGCAACAAATGTTGTTGTTTCTTTATTCATGAATGGGAAAAGAAGTGCACAGCAAAGTATTAACTTAAATCCTTATGAATCTCAAATCGTCAATTTTGAAACCACATTAATTGATACAGGATTGGTTACAGCAACAGTTGAATTAGAAGATGATGATATAGTTTATGATAATAAATGTTATACTGCTTTATACGTTCCATCAAATATTAAAATATTAATTCTCACTGACTATAATGACGACGCAAAGTTTATCAAGCTTGCTTTATTAAATCAAAATGGAAATTTATTTCAAATAACTGAAAAAGATTTATCAACAATATCATCTACAAAATTAGAAGATTTCGATGCAGTATTCATAATTGGTTCAAATAAAATCAGTGATAAGGAAAAATTAAAAAAGTATATTGAAAATGGTGGAGCAGTAACAATAATGCCTGGTTCAAATAGTTCGTTAGAATCATTAAAAAGTCTTTATAAATATCTAAATTTATCTGAACCAATAAATTTTTCAGGAAATTTAAATTCTTTTGATTCCTTTACTTTATTCAACAAAGTAGAGCTGGAACATCCACTATTTGAAAATTTATTTGAAGATAAAAGCAAAGTAAAAGTTGAATCACCAGAAATTTATTATTATTTAAAAACACAAACTGGTTCTACTGGAAGAATTATTATTTCTCTGATTGATAACTCACCATTTTTAAGTGAATATAAAATTGGAAATGGCAGAGTGTTAAACTTTAATATTTCACCAACATTAAGCTGGAGTAATTTCCCTCTTAAATCTCTATTTGCTCCTTTAATTAATAAGATTGTTTTTTACATGTCATCAAAAATTAAATATGAACAAAATCATCATGCAGGAGATGAACTGGTAGTAAATATACAATCAAGAGAATCAAATTTGATTAAAGTAATTAATCCTAAAAATATAGAAGAATTTATAAATACAGATTCTCTTATCAACAAAAATTATCTTAGTTATAATAAAACCGATTTAGCTGGTGTTTATAAATTTTACTCCAATCAAAAATTAATTGATTATTTTTCTGTTAATCACGATGCAAAAGAATCTGTTGCTGAATACGAACCAGCTAATAAATTTAAGGAATACTTAGAAAGAATTGGTTTTAAAGGCAATTTTGCAAATGTTACGCCAGATAAAGATTATACAAGAATAATCAATCAAACAAGATATGGTGTGGAACTCTGGAAATACTTTTTAATATTTGCCTTTATTATTACGATACTGGAAATGTTTATTTCAAAAAACTCAAAAAAAGATATGATAGAAAATTGA
- the hflX gene encoding GTPase HflX — protein sequence MIEVKREERERAILIALSTGAYTEEQVEEHLDELELLADTAGADTIFKITQEKSKPDPAYFIGRGKAEEIAQLIQVNDIQLIIFDDDLNPTQVRNLEKLFGRKVLDRSGLILDIFASHAKTKEAKTQVELAQLQYMLPRLTRAWTHLSKQYGGIGTKGPGEKQIETDRRIIRTRISKLKEYLKKIESQQETKSSSHKKFVTAALVGYTNAGKSTLLNRLTNANVLAENKLFATLDSTTRACELEKNKKILLSDTVGFIRKLPHHLIASFKSTLNVVRDADIILHVIDITNPYFEEHIKVVENTLEQLGCEKKIQIKIFNKIDLLKEKSILNTINQRFPNSLFISAERGIGITNLKDLLLDYYEANFNEYQLKLKHNQSKNISIIYELAEVYDTIYKDDYILLKYRASKPIQNKIIKLVNHN from the coding sequence ATGATTGAAGTAAAAAGAGAAGAAAGAGAAAGAGCAATATTAATTGCTTTATCGACAGGAGCTTATACAGAAGAACAAGTAGAAGAACATCTTGACGAATTAGAATTACTTGCCGACACAGCTGGTGCCGACACAATATTCAAAATAACACAAGAAAAATCGAAACCAGATCCTGCATATTTCATAGGAAGAGGGAAAGCAGAAGAAATTGCTCAACTAATACAGGTTAATGATATTCAACTAATAATTTTTGATGATGACTTAAATCCAACACAGGTACGTAACCTCGAAAAATTATTTGGAAGAAAAGTTTTAGACAGAAGTGGTTTAATTCTCGATATTTTTGCTTCGCATGCAAAAACAAAAGAAGCAAAAACACAAGTTGAATTAGCTCAGTTACAATATATGTTGCCTCGATTAACAAGGGCATGGACTCACCTCTCCAAACAGTACGGTGGAATCGGTACAAAAGGTCCAGGCGAAAAACAAATTGAAACCGATAGAAGAATAATCAGAACAAGAATAAGTAAATTAAAAGAATATCTTAAAAAAATTGAGTCTCAACAGGAAACCAAAAGTTCATCTCATAAAAAGTTTGTAACAGCAGCACTTGTAGGTTACACCAATGCAGGTAAATCAACTTTATTGAATAGATTAACAAATGCAAATGTGCTTGCAGAAAATAAACTTTTTGCTACTCTTGATTCAACAACACGTGCCTGCGAACTGGAGAAAAACAAAAAAATTCTTCTTAGTGATACTGTTGGATTTATACGAAAATTACCACATCATTTAATTGCTTCTTTTAAAAGTACATTGAATGTTGTTAGAGATGCAGATATTATTCTTCATGTAATTGATATTACCAATCCATATTTCGAAGAACATATAAAAGTTGTAGAAAATACTTTAGAACAACTTGGTTGCGAAAAGAAGATTCAAATAAAAATATTTAATAAAATTGATTTACTAAAAGAAAAAAGCATACTCAATACAATTAATCAGAGATTTCCAAATAGTTTATTCATATCAGCTGAAAGGGGAATCGGGATTACAAATTTAAAAGATTTGCTACTCGATTACTATGAAGCAAATTTTAATGAATACCAGCTCAAGTTAAAACATAATCAATCAAAAAATATTTCAATTATTTATGAACTTGCTGAAGTTTATGATACCATTTATAAAGATGATTATATATTACTTAAATATCGAGCCAGCAAACCAATTCAAAATAAAATAATAAAATTGGTTAATCACAATTAA
- the hutH gene encoding histidine ammonia-lyase: MKLIIDGKSLTLNSIENFLLNNINIELSKEAKKKIIKTSKLIDEWVKDGKVIYGVTTGFGAFSNVRINNRDIEKLQENLIVSHTSGVGEYLPPHIVKLMMLLRVNALASGYSGIKINTLQLLIDMINNNIIPIIPSQGSVGSSGDLAPLAHLVSAMIGKGKVQLLKNVLNNEFIDRRKIISSKTAFKKFGLRPIRLAAKEGLALINGTQMMTAYGAYICIEAHKLKKLADIAAALSHEALRATDSAFDLRLHKLRPYKGQINVAQNLNALLKNSEIRKSHKDNDPRVQDAYSLRCIPQIHGAVRDAIDFISSQIEIEINSVNDNPIIFPEEKEYISGGNFHGEPIAIPLDFMAIALSELASISERRIDRLVNGSSEKLPKFLAHIEGLNSGYMMLQYTAAALVSENKVLSHPASVDSIPTSANKEDINSMGSISARKCYQVLKNTQTVIALELLTAAQALEFLKPLKCGIGTNIAYNTIRKFIPPLKNDRLIKNDIDKILELVKSGIILSEVEKVISLK, encoded by the coding sequence ATGAAACTAATAATAGATGGCAAATCACTTACATTGAACAGTATAGAAAATTTCCTTTTAAATAATATCAATATTGAATTATCAAAAGAAGCAAAAAAGAAAATAATAAAAACAAGCAAATTAATAGATGAATGGGTTAAAGATGGCAAAGTTATTTATGGAGTAACAACTGGATTTGGTGCTTTCTCAAATGTTCGAATTAATAATAGAGATATTGAAAAGCTACAGGAAAATTTAATTGTAAGTCATACTTCGGGAGTTGGTGAATATTTGCCACCGCATATTGTAAAACTAATGATGTTATTAAGAGTTAATGCTCTTGCAAGTGGATACTCAGGGATAAAAATTAATACGCTGCAATTACTTATTGATATGATAAACAATAATATTATTCCAATTATTCCTTCACAAGGATCAGTTGGTTCAAGTGGCGATCTTGCCCCACTTGCTCACCTTGTATCAGCTATGATTGGGAAAGGAAAAGTTCAATTACTTAAAAATGTTTTAAATAATGAATTCATTGACAGGAGAAAAATTATTTCATCTAAAACTGCATTTAAAAAATTTGGACTTCGACCGATTCGATTAGCTGCTAAAGAAGGATTAGCATTAATAAATGGCACTCAGATGATGACAGCTTACGGAGCTTATATTTGTATTGAAGCTCATAAACTTAAAAAACTTGCTGATATTGCTGCTGCTTTATCTCACGAAGCATTGCGTGCAACCGATTCTGCTTTCGATTTAAGATTGCATAAGTTAAGACCTTATAAAGGCCAAATAAATGTTGCACAAAATTTAAATGCCTTATTAAAAAATAGTGAAATAAGAAAATCTCATAAAGATAACGATCCAAGAGTTCAGGATGCATATTCTCTAAGATGTATTCCACAAATTCATGGTGCTGTGAGAGATGCAATTGATTTTATAAGTTCACAAATTGAAATAGAAATAAACTCAGTTAATGATAATCCGATTATCTTTCCTGAAGAAAAAGAATATATAAGTGGTGGAAATTTTCATGGTGAACCTATTGCAATACCACTCGATTTTATGGCAATTGCTCTTTCAGAATTAGCAAGTATTTCTGAGAGAAGGATTGATAGATTAGTAAATGGTTCATCAGAAAAATTACCAAAATTTCTTGCACATATTGAGGGATTAAATTCAGGCTACATGATGCTTCAATATACTGCGGCAGCATTGGTTTCAGAGAACAAAGTTCTTTCACATCCAGCAAGTGTGGATTCAATTCCAACATCTGCTAATAAAGAAGATATTAATTCAATGGGCTCAATATCTGCAAGGAAATGCTATCAGGTTTTAAAAAATACTCAAACTGTAATTGCCCTCGAATTATTGACTGCTGCACAGGCACTCGAATTTCTAAAGCCTCTGAAATGTGGAATTGGAACAAATATAGCTTACAATACAATTCGAAAATTTATTCCACCACTAAAAAATGATAGACTAATAAAAAATGATATTGATAAAATATTAGAACTGGTAAAAAGCGGAATAATTTTATCTGAAGTTGAAAAGGTGATAAGTCTTAAATAA